From a region of the Lactuca sativa cultivar Salinas chromosome 4, Lsat_Salinas_v11, whole genome shotgun sequence genome:
- the LOC111908392 gene encoding cytochrome P450 736A117, producing MSSLMQETMVPLVYAPPFLLLLFFLIKFYYFSRPSTMLNLPPSPPKLPVIGNIHQLGPILHRSLLDLSKRYGGPLMLMRMGSVPTLVVSSAEAAREIMKTQDLIFATRPELRRWRQILYDQKEVSVAPYGEHWRQFKSIMVIHFLSKNKVEAYREVREEETEIAIEKIKKSCNMQEVVNLTDLFQKLTNDVVCRVTFGMKYSEGESGRKFKNMLKEYFDVLSELNFEDMIPWLWWVDRVRGTSARVEKVAKEVDEFLDGLVEERLRKQSTSGDDGDVDNSEDFLDILIKIQKKDANSLLDRDGIKGLLLDVYTAGTDTTTTVLEWAFAELLKHPRTFKKLQDEVRMVLQDKNHINQQDIDNMKYLKAVIKETLRLHPPAPTLIPRVSREDAKVMGYDIMKGTRVIINGWAIQRDPKVWDEPDEFQPERFLDNSIDYKGHDFELIPFGAGRRGCPGMQFALVIDEHVLANLLHKFDWELPNGGKEADLDMEEEPGITVHKKVPLLVMAKEFSS from the exons ATGTCGAGTTTGATGCAAGAAACAATGGTTCCTTTGGTTTATGCTCCCCCCTTCTTACTCCTACTCTTTTTTCTCATCAAGTTCTATTACTTTAGTCGACCCTCCACCATGCTAAACCTACCACCTTCGCCACCAAAACTGCCGGTGATCGGCAACATCCACCAGCTAGGCCCAATCCTCCACCGCTCCCTTCTTGATTTATCCAAACGCTACGGTGGTCCACTGATGCTCATGCGCATGGGCTCTGTCCCAACCCTGGTAGTCTCATCAGCCGAAGCAGCACGTGAGATAATGAAAACCCAAGATCTCATATTTGCCACCAGACCCGAGTTGCGAAGGTGGCGTCAAATCCTCTACGATCAAAAAGAAGTCTCGGTGGCGCCTTATGGTGAGCACTGGAGGCAATTCAAGAGCATCATGGTTATCCATTTCTTGAGCAAGAACAAGGTCGAAGCTTATCGTGAAGTGAGGGAAGAAGAAACGGAGATTGCAATCGAGAAAATCAAGAAATCTTGTAACATGCAGGAGGTGGTGAATTTGACTGATCTGTTCCAAAAACTTACGAATGATGTGGTATGTAGGGTGACGTTTGGAATGAAGTATAGCGAAGGGGAAAGTGGGAGGAAGTTCAAGAACATGTTGAAGGAATATTTTGATGTATTGAGTGAGCTTAATTTTGAGGATATGATTCCATGGCTTTGGTGGGTGGATCGAGTGAGAGGGACTAGTGCTAGAGTCGAGAAAGTTGCTAAAGAGGTCGATGAGTTTTTGGATGGACTGGTGGAGGAGCGGCTGAGGAAACAGTCGACTAGTGGCGACGATGGTGATGTTGATAACAGTGAAGATTTCCTTGACATATTGATTAAGATCCAAAAGAAAGATGCTAATAGCCTTCTAGATAGAGATGGCATCAAAGGACTCCTCTTG GATGTATATACAGCTGGAACAGACACAACAACAACAGTATTGGAATGGGCATTTGCAGAACTTCTAAAACATCCGAGGACTTTCAAGAAACTTCAGGATGAAGTGAGGATGGTTCTTCAGGACAAGAACCATATAAACCAACAAGATATCGACAACATGAAATACTTGAAAGCTGTGATAAAAGAAACTTTACGTCTTCATCCCCCTGCCCCAACCCTAATTCCTCGAGTCTCGAGAGAAGATGCAAAAGTCATGGGATACGACATCATGAAAGGAACTAGGGTTATTATTAATGGATGGGCCATTCAAAGAGACCCGAAAGTATGGGATGAACCCGACGAGTTTCAACCGGAGAGATTCTTGGATAATAGTATTGATTACAAAGGGCACGACTTTGAATTGATTCCTTTCGGTGCAGGAAGAAGGGGGTGTCCGGGGATGCAATTTGCACTGGTGATAGATGAACATGTGTTGGCTAATCTTTTGCATAAGTTCGATTGGGAGTTGCCGAATGGAGGTAAAGAAGCGGACCTGGATATGGAGGAAGAGCCTGGTATTACGGTTCACAAGAAGGTTCCTCTTTTGGTCATGGCAAAAGAATTCTCTTCCTAA
- the LOC111908391 gene encoding glycylpeptide N-tetradecanoyltransferase 1, which produces MADNNGNSNSPAENQNHISNESINPTTNQNDASIDAIAQKVQESLTLSKRHKFWETQPVGQFKDVGNSTLPEGAIEPPTPLSEVKQEPYNLPGPYEWITCDMDTKEMCAEVYNLLANNYVEDDENMFRFNYSKDFLQWALRPPGYYRSWHIGVRVKSSKKLVAFITGVPAKIRAKDSVVNMAEINFLCVHKKLRSKRLAPVMIKEVTRRVHMENIWQAAYTAGVILPTPISTCQYWHRSLNPKKLIDVGFSRLGARMTMSRTIKLYKLPDSPITPGFRKMELHDVPAVTRLLREYLKQFIVAPDFDENDVEHWLLPKEDVVDSFLVESSDTRDVTDFCSFYTLPSTILGNQNYSTLKAAYSYYNVSTKTPMLQLMNDALIVAKKKGYDVFNALDVMENESILKELKFGPGDGQLHYYLYNYRLNQPLRPSELGLVLL; this is translated from the coding sequence ATGGCGGATAACAATGGGAATTCCAATTCACCTGCTGAAAACCAAAACCACATCTCTAATGAATCTATAAACCCTACAACCAACCAGAACGATGCATCCATTGATGCAATAGCACAAAAGGTTCAGGAGTCTCTGACTCTTTCCAAGCGGCATAAGTTTTGGGAAACTCAACCAGTCGGACAGTTCAAAGACGTTGGAAACTCAACCCTACCAGAAGGCGCAATTGAGCCTCCAACACCATTATCAGAAGTTAAACAAGAACCCTATAATCTCCCAGGTCCATACGAATGGATCACTTGTGACATGGATACAAAAGAGATGTGTGCAGAAGTTTACAATCTCCTTGCTAACAACTACGTTGAAGATGATGAAAACATGTTCAGGTTTAACTACTCAAAAGATTTCCTTCAATGGGCACTTCGTCCTCCAGGGTATTACAGAAGTTGGCATATAGGGGTTCGAGTCAAATCATCAAAAAAGCTAGTAGCTTTCATAACTGGAGTCCCTGCTAAAATCAGAGCTAAAGACAGTGTTGTTAACATGGCAGAAATCAATTTCCTCTGTGTTCATAAGAAACTTAGATCAAAAAGACTCGCCCCAGTGATGATTAAAGAAGTCACAAGAAGAGTTCACATGGAAAACATATGGCAAGCTGCTTATACTGCTGGTGTGATTTTACCTACACCTATCTCCACTTGTCAATACTGGCACAGATCTTTGAACCCTAAAAAGCTAATTGATGTTGGGTTTTCAAGACTTGGTGCTAGAATGACCATGAGTAGAACCATTAAGCTTTACAAGTTACCAGATTCACCAATCACACCCGGGTTTAGAAAAATGGAGCTCCATGATGTTCCTGCAGTTACCCGTTTGCTTAGGGAATATTTGAAGCAATTCATAGTTGCTCCTGACTTTGATGAAAATGATGTGGAACATTGGTTGCTTCCTAAAGAGGATGTAGTGGATAGTTTTTTGGTGGAAAGTAGTGACACACGTGATGTGACTGATTTCTGTAGTTTTTATACACTTCCTTCAACGATTCTTGGAAACCAGAATTACTCAACTTTGAAAGCTGCGTATTCATACTACAATGTGTCTACTAAAACTCCAATGCTTCAGTTGATGAATGATGCTCTTATTGTGGCTAAGAAGAAGGGTTATGATGTTTTTAATGCTTTAgatgttatggaaaatgaaagtatTTTGAAGGAGCTGAAGTTTGGACCTGGTGATGGGCAATTGCACTATTATCTGTACAATTATCGGTTAAATCAACCACTGAGACCTTCAGAGCTTGGGCTTGTTCTCTTGTAG